One genomic window of Vibrio parahaemolyticus includes the following:
- the vcrR gene encoding LcrR family type III secretion system chaperone VcrR — translation MNAALVQSLEQTGIEVTPYFWQKSAIQLGYRMEVDGMELVFRVEQGEIIIVLLKRVSPNLGLSNPFSCLFLLAEHAIPLFPSDWVIRGNVDVLRGSNMSSQRLAQFYLRACGASHDQQADWFFLRLADYRPLKKRKM, via the coding sequence ATGAACGCCGCACTTGTACAATCGTTGGAACAAACGGGGATCGAAGTGACGCCGTACTTTTGGCAAAAAAGTGCGATTCAACTTGGTTATCGCATGGAAGTTGATGGCATGGAGCTGGTATTTCGTGTCGAACAAGGGGAGATCATTATTGTACTCCTCAAACGTGTGAGTCCGAATTTGGGGTTGAGTAACCCCTTTTCTTGCCTATTTCTTTTGGCTGAGCACGCCATCCCTCTTTTTCCTTCTGATTGGGTTATCCGCGGTAACGTTGATGTGTTGCGTGGTAGCAACATGAGTAGCCAACGCCTGGCTCAATTCTACTTACGCGCCTGTGGCGCTAGCCACGATCAACAAGCCGACTGGTTTTTTTTGCGGCTTGCAGACTATC